The following are from one region of the Harpia harpyja isolate bHarHar1 chromosome 4, bHarHar1 primary haplotype, whole genome shotgun sequence genome:
- the BACE1 gene encoding beta-secretase 1: MATAWPWLLLWLGAATLRARPTPPRIRLPLRGGAGPPPGPRARRAPEEAERAGSFVEMIDNLRGKSGQGYYVEMTVGSPPQKLNILVDTGSSNFAVGAAPHPFLRRYYQRQLSSTYRDLRKGVYVPYTQGKWEGELGTDLVTIPHGPNVTVRANIAAITESDKFFINGSNWEGILGLAYAEIARPDDSLEPFFDSLVKQTRVPNIFSLQLCGAGFSPNETEALASVGGSMIIGGIDRSLYVGDIWYTPIRKEWYYEVIIVKLEVNGQDLNMDCKEYNYDKSIVDSGTTNLRLPKKVFEAAVKSIKTASSTEKFPDGFWLGEQLVCWQVGTTPWHIFPVLSLYLMGEATNQSFRITILPQQYLRPVEDVATSQDDCYKFAISQSSTGTVMGAVIMEGFYVVFDRARKRIGFAVSACHVHDEFRTAAVEGPYLHSNMEDCGYNIPQTDESTLMTIAYVMAAICALFMLPLCLMVFQWRCFHCLRRDHDDFADDISLLK, from the exons ATGGCGACCGCCTGGCCCTGGCTGCTTCTGTGGCTGGGGGCGGCCACCCTGCGCGCCCGCCCGACCCCGCCGCGTATCCGGCTGCCGCTACGGGGAGGCGCCGGCCCGCCGCCGGGTCCCCGGGCCCGCCGGGCACCGGAGGAGGCCGAGCGGGCCGGCAGCTTCGTGGAGATGATCGACAACCTGCGCGGCAAGTCCGGGCAGGGCTACTACGTGGAGATGACGGTGGGCAGCCCCCCGCAGAAG ctgaaTATCCTGGTGGACACCGGGAGCAGTAACTTTGCTGTGGGAGCTGCGCCTCACCCCTTCCTCCGGCGATACTACCAGCGGCAGCT GTCCAGCACCTACCGCGACCTGCGGAAGGGCGTGTACGTGCCCTACACCCAGGGCAAGTGGGAAGGGGAACTGGGCACCGACCTTGTCACCATCCCCCACGGCCCCAACGTCACCGTCAGAGCCAACATTGCTGCCATCACGGAGTCGGACAAATTCTTCATCAACGGCTCCAACTGGGAAGGGATCTTGGGGCTGGCATATGCCGAGATCGCCCGG CCCGACGACAGCCTGGAGCCCTTCTTTGACTCCCTGGTGAAGCAGACCCGGGTGCCCAACATCTTCTCCCTCCAGCTTTGTGGGGCAGGCTTCTCGCCCAACGAGACGGAGGCCCTGGCGTCGGTGGGAGGCAGCATG ATCATTGGTGGCATCGACCGCTCGCTGTACGTGGGTGACATCTGGTACACGCCCATCCGGAAGGAGTGGTACTATGAGGTCATCATCGTCAAGCTGGAAGTCAATGGGCAGGACCTCAACATGGACTGCAAAGAG TACAACTACGACAAGAGTATCGTGGACAGTGGGACCACCAACCTCAGGCTGCCAAAGAAGGTGTTTGAGGCTGCGGTGAAATCCATCAAAACAGCTTCGTCG ACGGAGAAGTTCCCGGACGGCTTCTGGCTGGGGGAGCAGCTGGTTTGCTGGCAGGTCGGCACCACCCCCTGGCACATCTTCCCCGTCCTATCCCTCTACCTGATGGGGGAGGCCACTAACCAGTCCTTCCGGATCACCATCCTGCCCCAG CAATACCTGCGACCGGTGGAGGACGTGGCCACCTCTCAGGACGACTGCTACAAGTTTGCCATTTCCCAGTCCTCCACAGGCACTGTCATGGGCGCCGTTATCATGGAGGGCTTCTACGTGGTCTTCGACCGTGCCCGCAAGCGCATTGGCTTCGCCGTCAGTGCCTGCCACG TGCACGACGAGTTTCGGACAGCCGCCGTGGAGGGACCCTACCTGCACTCCAACATGGAGGACTGCGGCTACAACATTCCACAGACGGACGAGTCCACCCTGATGACCATCGCCTACGTCATGGCAGCCATCTGCGCCCTCTTCATGCTGCCCCTCTGCCTCATGGTGTTCCAGTGGCGCTGCTTCCACTGCCTGCGGCGGGACCACGATGACTTCGCTGATGATATATCCTTGCTGAAGTGA